A region of Colletotrichum destructivum chromosome 11, complete sequence DNA encodes the following proteins:
- a CDS encoding Putative PD-(D/E)XK nuclease: MLAHMQSIVAASWDAQETLQVESAWNIMVHSQVLTASLFGSFPRPDLLCAVPCTHARIMKWYFPSVNSSRMVNFALAVNPRLDPDPRVMPAIDALWSRLVFGVVNHTNYDALRERPVAVSIETKRRGEQQSKAEVQMGVWHAAHWAFLASHVKDRLATLFFLPGLLIVGDEWKLVASSYVNGQTILFLDRSIGSTNSELGTLQIMAVLRRLRRWVEETYWPWYKREMLGLD; this comes from the exons ATGCTTGCGCACATGCAGTCCATCGTTGCCGCCAGTTGGGATGCACAGGAAACACTACAAGTAGAGAGTGCCTGGAACATAATGGTTCACTCGCAAGTCCTTACGGCTTCTCTTTTTGGCTCCTTTCCGAGGCCTGACCTGCTCTGCGCTGTTCCATG CACGCATGCCAGAATCATGAAGTGGTACTTCCCGAGCGTCAATTCCAGCAGAATGGTAAACTTTGCCCTTGCTGTTAACCCTCGTCTAGACCCTGATCCGAGAGTGATGCcggccatcgacgccctgTGGTCTCGGCTGGTCTTCGGCGTGGTGAACCATACAAACTACGACGCCCTCCGCGAGCGCCCGGTCGCCGTTAGCATCGAGACCAAGCGACGCGGAGAGCAGCAGTCCAAGGCCGAGGTGCAGATGGGCGTGTGGCACGCGGCGCATTGGGCGTTCCTCGCCTCCCACGTCAAGGACCGgctggcgaccttgttcttCCTTCCCGGCCTTCTCATTGTTGGCGACGAGTGGAAGCTCGTGGCCTCGTCCTACGTGAACGGGCAGACT atCTTGTTTCTCGACCGGTCGATAGGCTCCACCAATAGCGAGCTCGGCACATTGCAGATCATGGCGGTCCTGCGACGCCTTCGGAGATGGGTCGAGGAGACATATTGGCCTTGGTACAAAAGGGAGATGCTGGGCCTTGACTGA
- a CDS encoding Putative Tail specific protease, ClpP/crotonase-like domain superfamily, with protein sequence MKSLLALASAALAAAQNATTQSPCAVVASQLAISQAAEIAAIDAFNCLNSVPVDTQGNSKLIDELKQLWQFHSEIVWLKNPGSDWEYGPLDIMAELDKIKSNLESYESEYAVQLAIQNLTVRTGNFHFNYSPDILSVFSFRRRFEIASISSDGKALPKLYFNDDVAALADGDDGVFDIESINGMKPYDFLQANLYSQYINSDGRMNNMFAKGDTKRSGAFVYQDKYDGNSTDVVWSNSKQESFSNYATTRLSFEGVDNGETFFKTFCTGAITGAKVSASDDKDKEVISPGILGPVPTIPTGSNYLSSRTNKRQSIPSGGAYANAVAEAKTGTVAGYFLKEGGFSDVAVLKIISFSNPDSRKFDDAFFSNDFQATIQSFLEQCIAQNKQKLIIDLRENGGGDTNLLIDAFMQLFPDMDPFSGQRYRATDAFNKIGDVVNEVYTNSDLATKFQATVGQGIVDGFFFRYWAWWHFRTAEGNNFDSWDEFNGPHTFNNDKFTTTFRYNYSNADRVSVLPDGFNFVNGSRPTAFQPSNVVMFTDALCGSSCASFHEELKNIAGVKAVTVGGRPENKPIETVAGTKGGEVIPLFQFSKYAKVALQFSSTAGLSSVQSNDSTLSAVANVPNIAIRVGDSSSRAQSQDQIRKGDETATPLQYIYEAADCRIFYTAKSFADPVEAWKQVWSAYSDNSKCVEGSTGDKSSISGGYKLYGSAEVKPEDEPPAYVSTSGENTARSTQLGSLGIAFLAVVFAILI encoded by the exons ATGAAGAGCCTGCTCGCTCTCGCATCGGCGGCGCTCGCCGCTGCGCAAAACGCCACAACACAATCTCCCTGTGCGGTTGTCGCGTCCCAACTTGCAATCTCTCAGGCTGCGGAGATAGCAGCCATTGACGCGTTCAATTGCCTGAATTCTGTTCCCGTCGACACCCAAGGGAACTCCAAGCTCATCGATGAGCTCAAGCAACTGTGGCAATTTCATTCAGAAATTGTCTGGCTGAAGAACCCTGGGAGCGACTGGGAATATGGTCCTCTGGACATCatggccgagttggacaAGATCAAGTCCAATCTGGAATCATACGAGAGCGAGTATGCTGTTCAGCTGGCGATCCAAAACCTTACAGTCCGCACTGGCAACTTCCACTTCAACTACTCGCCCGATATCCTCTCAGTCTTCAGCTTCCGAAGAAGGTTCGAAATTGCTTCTATCTCCTCCGACGGCAAAGCACTCCCCAAGCTCTACTTTAACGACGATGTCGCAGCCCTTGctgatggtgacgatggcgtTTTCGACATTGAGTCGATCAATGGCATGAAACCCTACGATTTCCTCCAGGCCAACCTTTACTCACAGTACATCAATTCGGATGGTCGGATGAACAACATGTTTGCCAAAGGTGATACCAAACGCTCTGGTGCGTTTGTCTATCAAGACAAGTACGACGGCAACAGTACCGACGTTGTCTGGTCCAATTCCAAGCAGGAATCCTTCTCAAATTATGCAACCACTAGACTGAGTTTTGAGGGCGTCGATAATGGAGAGACTTTCTTCAAGACTTTCTGCACTGGGGCGATCACAGGCGCCAAGGTTAGTGCCTCGGACGACAAGGACAAAGAAGTCATTTCCCCTGGTATTCTCGGTCCTGTGCCTACCATTCCTACTGGCTCCAACTATCTAAGCTCCCGAACCAACAAACGTCAGAGCATCCCCTCTGGTGGTGCTTACGCAAACGctgtcgccgaggccaagaccgGTACCGTCGCCGGTTACTTCTTGAAAGAGGGCGGTTTCAGTGATGTCGCGGTCCTCAAGATCATTTCCTTCAGCAACCCCGACTCGAGAAAGTTTGACGACGCTTTCTTCAGCAACGACTTCCAAGCCACGATCCAGTCTTTCCTCGAGCAGTGCATTGCCCAAAACAAGCAGAAGCTGATCATCGACCTCCGCGAGAACGGCGGAGGCGACACCAACCTTTTGATCGATGCTTTCATGCAGCTCTTTCCCGACATGGATCCATTCTCCGGACAGCGATACAGGGCTACGGATGCCTTCAATAAAATCGGAGATGTTGTCAACGAAGTTTACACCAATTCCGATCTAGCCACCAAGTTTCAAGCCACAGTTGGCCAAGGCATTGTGGACGGTTTTTTCTTCCGATACTGGGCCTGGTGGCACTTCCGTACTGCTGAGGGCAACAACTTTGATAGCTGGGATGAATTCAACGGACCTCACACCTTCAACAATGACAAattcaccaccaccttccGTTACAAT TACTCCAACGCGGACCGCGTCTCGGTTCTTCCCGATGGCTTCAACTTCGTCAATGGCTCACGACCAACTGCTTTCCAACCTTCCAATGTTGTCATGTTCACAGATGCACTCTGTGGTTCATCATGTGCCTCGTTCcacgaggagctcaagaaTATTGCTGGTGTCAAGGCTGTCACTGTCGGTGGACGACCCGAGAACAAGCCCATCGAAACCGTTGCTGGTACTAAGGGCGGAGAAGTCATCCCTCTCTTCCAGTTTTCTAAATACGCCAAGGTCGCCCTACAATTCTCCTCTACTGCTGGCCTCAGTTCCGTCCAGAGCAACGATTCAACCCTCTCTGCGGTTGCCAATGTTCCTAATATTGCCATCCGTGTTGGCGACTCCTCATCTAGAGCTCAGTCCCAGGATCAGATTCGCAAGGGTGACGAGACTGCCACTCCTCTGCAATACATCTACGAAGCCGCCGACTGCCGTATCTTCTATACCGCAAAGTCCTTCGCTGATCCTGTCGAGGCCTGGAAGCAGGTCTGGTCCGCATACTCTGACAACAGCAAGTGTGTCGAGGGCTCCACCGGCGATAAGAGCAGTATCAGTGGTGGGTACAAGTTATACGGTTCTGCTGAGGTCAAACCTGAGGATGAGCCACCCGCTTATGTATCGACCTCCGGGGAGAATACTGCCAGGTCTACCCAGCTGGGATCGCTGGGCATAGCGTTTCTTGCTGTCGTATTTGCAATTCTAATCTAG
- a CDS encoding Putative heterokaryon incompatibility, whose product MRLLNCSTLKIEEFFGSSIPKSYVVLSHRWEDDEVTYQDVIHNAKTLAQKRGWAKIRETCRIALERGHNYAWVDTCCIDKTSSAELSEAINSMFKWYANAAVCYVFLSDVGTNQAFAESVWFTRGWTLQELIAPRELLFFDRDWDLIGTGAQLCDVIHRRTGISEKILLHGSAPGPSIGALLSSIPVAVRMSWAATRVTTREEDSAYSLLGIFGVNMPMLYGEGSGAFMRLQEEIIKETNDLTLFAWMASPGDSGAQGLPEYRGILASSPREFKNSGKLELSRDAKYNPEYTMTNKGLRIVAETTMAEKNTQLLGLGSHDSSDGSRNEIGLYLEDQGGGVFLRAKPHILVKLAKNSPQTSHTMYIKKHIEREAVTQIATRMKFVSHGAIRFHVLSSSIEIISAYPARMWNPQRLMFITDGESSFTGYVYLRLTANVSLDGVVACGFDPEMKMWFCPGWNGRDAIYEAAMSGDMRRMRELGVRGTRRWVTGERSRKIIGLEVTAAPGQQGFDVSLRQSNCTVM is encoded by the exons ATGAGGCTCCTCAACTGTTCTACCCTCAAGATCGAGGAATTTTTCGGTTCCTCGATACCGAAGTCCTATGTCGTCCTCTCCCATCGATGGGAAGATGACGAAGTCACCTACCAAGATGTCATCCACAATGCCAAGACGTTGGCCCAGAAGCGCGGATGGGCCAAGATACGCGAAACTTGCCGCATCGCGCTTGAGCGCGGACACAACTACGCCTGGGTCGACACCTGTTGCATCGACAAGACGTCAAGCGCAGAACtctccgaggccatcaactCCATGTTCAAGTGGTATGCCAACGCAGCAGTTTGCTACGTTTTCCTCTCGGATGTAGGAACCAACCAAGCCTTTGCGGAGTCTGTGTGGTTTACTCGCGGCTGGACATTGCAAGAGCTCATTGCTCCGAGGGAGCTTCTCTTTTTCGACAGAGACTGGGACCTGATTGGTACTGGAGCCCAACTTTGCGATGTCATCCATCGCCGAACCGGCATCAGCGAGAAGATTCTGCTCCATGGCTCTGCTCCGGGACCAAGCATCGGGGCACTCCTTTCAAGTATACCGGTAGCAGTCCGTATGTCTTGGGCAGCAACACGGGTCACGACTCGAGAGGAAGACAGCGCTTACAGTCTGCTTGGCATTTTCGGTGTCAACATGCCCATGTTGTATGGCGAGGGAAGCGGTGCCTTTATGCGTCTCCAGGAGGAAATCATCAAGGAGACGAATGATCTTACTCTTTTTGCGTGGATGGCCTCCCCCGGAGATTCAGGGGCGCAAGGTCTGCCAGAATATCGCGGTATCCTGGCCAGTTCGCCTCGAGAGTTTAAGAATTCGGGCAAATTGGAGTTGAGCCGGGATGCAAAGTACAATCCCGAA TACACCATGACCAACAAAGGGTTGCGCATAGTCGCCGAAACAACAATGGCAGAAAAAAACACCCaacttctcggcctcggaagCCATGACTCCAGCGACGGCTCACGGAACGAAATCGGACTCTATCTCGAAGACCAAGGAGGCGGCGTCTTCCTCCGCGCCAAGCCGCACATACTCGTCAAGCTTGCGAAGAACTCCCCACAAACTTCGCACACGATGTATATTAAGAAACACATCGAGAGAGAAGCAGTCACCCAAATAGCCACGCGGATGAAGTTCGTCTCCCACGGTGCCATCCGGTTCCACGTCTTGTCTTCATCCATCGAGATCATATCCGCCTATCCCGCCCGGATGTGGAATCCGCAGAGGCTCATGTTCATCACGGATGGGGAAAGTAGCTTTACCGGGTACGTCTATCTTCGGTTGACGGCGAACGTAAGCTTGGATGGCGTGGTGGCCTGTGGATTTGATCCAGAGATGAAGATGTGGTTTTGTCCAGGTTGGAACGGGAGGGATGCGATTTACGAGGCTGCGATGAGTGGTGACATGAGAAGGATGCGAGAACTCGGTGTTCGGGGTACTCGGCGCTGGGTTACTGGAGAAAGATCGAGGAAGATCATCGGGCTTGAGGTTACTGCGGCGCCAGGGCAGCAAGGCTTTGATGTTTCTCTTAGACAGTCGAACTGTACGGTTATGTAG
- a CDS encoding Putative carboxylesterase, type B, alpha/Beta hydrolase, with protein MRPEGITPNARLPVLFWINGGAFELRSSQPYNASVLIPRDVAQGKRFILVSVNYRLGGFGFLGGKELLAEGSISLRLLDQRVALEWVAQNIAGFGGDPDAVTIWCESTGAFSVFDHLALYDGDNTYNGRLLFRVGIMNSSILVQAGLKHADIRAALCLVSLDDGSFSFVQKLPSLYS; from the coding sequence ATGCGACCAGAGGGCATCACTCCCAATGCGCGCTTGCCCGTTTTGTTCTGGATCAATGGTGGTGCGTTCGAACTTCGCAGCTCGCAGCCATACAACGCTTCCGTCCTCATTCCCAGAGACGTAGCTCAAGGCAAACGGTTCATCCTCGTCTCCGTCAACTATCGCCTTGGCGGGTTCGGCTTTCTCGGAGGGAAGGAGCTACTTGCGGAGGGGTCTATAagcctccgtctcctcgaccaGAGAGTGGCCTTAGAGTGGGTGGCTCAAAACATTGCAGGCTTCGGTGGTGACCCAGACGCGGTCACCATATGGTGCGAAAGCACCGGCGCATTTAGCGTCTTTGACCATCTTGCACTTTATGATGGCGACAATACCTATAACGGCCGCCTGTTGTTTCGAGTCGGCATTATGAATAGCAGCATCCTTGTTCAAGCCGGCTTGAAGCACGCAGACATTAGAGCTGCCCTATGTCTCGTCTCGCTTGATGATGGATCGTTTTCATTTGTCCAAAAGCTGCCGTCGTTATATTCTTAA